One genomic region from Neoarius graeffei isolate fNeoGra1 chromosome 4, fNeoGra1.pri, whole genome shotgun sequence encodes:
- the LOC132884734 gene encoding uncharacterized protein LOC132884734 produces MEITTVVPKPRTVEHQTSSPMESSPFTDLVHALAMAQQSQYQALVTLQKEQERCFEALVLAQQEDREAFRHHLASAGSTSAPATGPSPLIVTKMGPQDDPEAFITLFEQVAEASGWPMEQRAARLLPLLTGEAQLAALQLPADRRLAYADLRRAVLQRVGRTREQQRQRFRALRLEEVGRPFVFGQQLRDACWQWLRANNRDAEGIVDQVVLEQFIARLPAGTAEWVQCHRPASLDQAVELAEDHLVAVPAAGQQMASSLLSSSLSLSLSPSSCVPSSPHSPTAEAGAGTTQPAHRTRGALLFLPSVSVSPPPQVSEPQITGAEGKPGPVCWRCGEPGHLQQQCTAMEVGAVVRIPDAPEAALDRAGAYRIP; encoded by the exons at ggaaattaccacagtggtgccaaaacccaggacagtggagcaccaaaccagcagccccatggaatcctccccgttcaccgatctggtccacgccctcgccatggctcagcaaagccagtaccaggcgctcgtcacgctccaaaaggagcaggagcggtgcttcgaagccctggtgctggcccagcaggaagatcgcgaggcattccggcatcacctcgcgtcggcggggtccaccagcgctccggccacgggcccgtctcccctcattgtcaccaagatgggcccgcaggacgaccctgaggcattcatcacgttgtttgaacaggtcgccgaagcctcggggtggccgatggagcagcgcgcggcgcgcctcctccccctgctcacgggagaggcacagctggccgcgctacagctccccgccgaccgccggctggcctacgcggacctccgccgggccgtcctccagcgcgtggggcgcacacgggagcaacagcgccagcgcttccgcgcgctgcgactggaggaagtcggccggccgtttgtgttcggccagcagctccgggacgcctgctggcagtggttgagggccaacaatcgcgacgccgagggaatcgtcgaccaggtggtactggaacagttcatcgcccgattaccagccggaaccgcggagtgggtccagtgccaccgcccggcgtcgctggatcaggcagtcgagctggcggaggatcatctggtggcagtcccggcggcaggacagcagatggcatcgtctcttctctcctcttctctctctctctctctctccccctcctcctgtgtcccgtcctcgccccattcccccaccgcggaggcgggggccggcaccacccaaccggcccaccgcacccgtggtgccctcctgtttctcccttctgtgtctgtctctcccccacctcaggtgagtgagccccagatcaccggtgcagagggaaagcccgggccggtttgctggcgctgcggggagccgggccaccttcaacagcaatgcacagcaatggaagtgggcgcggtggttcggatccccgacgcgccagaggccgccctcgatcgggccggagcgtatcgcataccg tga